The following are encoded together in the Ictalurus punctatus breed USDA103 chromosome 1, Coco_2.0, whole genome shotgun sequence genome:
- the nell3 gene encoding uncharacterized protein nell3, translating into MNEYKMTPVRIMLFLWGLLCMCVSVGSVSELCKGSRCLELGESRPCSGSQCGSGRPTRQHNPLSRSRSAPTHQHAVSHLPSADMLESHTASHSHTRERMRLAEVAGHTCSGADCITTKRPPQAINDTRECRGLECRLPLRIRTKPRVRPCPPDGCGPGSDDAPVHVPDRAAQFLGEFPDIGYPSSELGGAPLGVQLTCDIKPGENEVPSEDALVLHLQLSKGQEKLVEALRVQQLVIRDLQQRLEEQQGALLAQQREILEQQRRMYEQMDVVKAQYGMLSETVKQVSFQGLQGELQSYLESQLAGVQSQARSHLQKSYAVHKTDAKMIDVTGDTDHALLGCRSACGPEEYCNFQLQPPQCQQCTMCPPGFFLVSQCSPNADRICQDRDECLEIPTVCGERVKCLNTPGGFRCLGMSEREISAGLCGHEYFYNQELQECQACSDCDGEPIAVPCSTVSDTVCGVISENTFSQSWSASVTLPPARTKSSAVFPGLQLSVMGKEGSDLLVSRDGSISLNQHGLLWLDHNFALKHSCRNFLQVGVRLSGGSEEEGRDLSGVRVEQPERKHFQGVSVSAAAEVEPNQTLWLLLKSPNQHCNQSKELQLYELGSSAFSLLWLSHDTGAVSMTAQTSTAPHYHGNYRPSFRVATVSDPYVVALTHDNRGIRFTERGVVKFVLQQALYAMGHTCVREGFSLVAYINGNGTNQEVMRSFKSGVNYRDTSITLSATTIVDSGDWLNFEILTPSQCNVRYFGDSSGISMLSLLWIPGAISSSLMATVSRTGLPSGAVRNKPLLFQQLGPDAEHIRLAGAGHQHPQRNFVFQEAGTANVALTVKLIHSCNVVKLVLHQQGQDRTTSGPVAQQVGGQMPEGSEWTSVGVRASFEVQNGTAIYITLDCIRGRINQITHDEGANLSILWVAA; encoded by the exons ATGAATGAATACAAGATGACACCAGTGAGAATCATGCTGTTCCTGTGGGGTCtcctgtgcatgtgtgtgtcagtgggGAGTGTGTCGGAGCTGTGTAAAGGTTCTCGCTGCTTGGAGTTGGGGGAGTCCAGACCATGTTCAGGGTCACAGTGTGGCTCGGGCAGACCAACACGTCAACACAACCCTTTATCACGCAGCAGATCTGCACCAACCCaccaacatgcagtctcacACCTTCCTTCAGCAGACATGCTGGAGTCACACACAGCTTCTCATTCTCACACTAGGGAAAGGATGCGGCTTGCCGAAGTCGCAGGTCACACGTGCTCTGGAGCGGATTGCATTACCACCAAAAGACCACCGCAGGCCATTAATGATACACGAGAGTGCAGGGGGCTGGAGTGCAGACTGCCTTTGAGGATCAGAACCAAGCCCAGAGTGAGGCCGTGCCCTCCAGACGGCTGCGGACCTGGCTCAGACGACGCTCCCGTGCACGTTCCGGACAGAGCTGCTCAGTTTCTGGGGGAATTTCCGGATATCGGATATCCTTCGTCGGAACTTGGAGGTGCACCGCTGGGAGTGCAGCTTACATGTGACATCAAACCAG GAGAGAACGAGGTTCCCTCGGAAGATGCCCTTGTCCTGCACCTGCAGCTCTCCAAAGGCCAGGAGAAGTTGGTGGAGGCACTGCGGGTGCAGCAGTTAGTGATCCGCGACCTACAGCAGCGTCTGGAAGAGCAGCAGGGAGCGCTTCTGGCCCAGCAGCGTGAGATCCTAGAGCAGCAGCGGCGCATGTACGAGCAGATGGACGTGGTGAAAGCGCAGTACGGCATGCTGTCCGAGACCGTCAAGCAGGTGTCCTTTCAGGGCCTGCAGGGGGAGCTGCAGAGTTATTTGGAAAGCCAGCTGGCCGGCGTGCAGAGCCAAGCTCGCAGCCACCTGCAGAAGTCGTATGCCGTGCATAAAACGGATGCCAAGATGATAGACGTGACCGGGGACACGGATCACGCTCTGCTCGGCTGTCGCAGCGCATGTGGTCCTGAAGAGTACTGCAATTTTCAATTGCAGCCACCGCAGTGCCAACAGTGCACCATGTGTCCACCTGGGTTCTTCCTGGTGTCTCAGTGTTCACCCAATGCTGACAGGATTTGCCAG gACAGAGATGAATGCCTGGAAATCCCAAccgtgtgtggagagagagtgaaatgCCTCAATACACCAG GTGGCTTCCGGTGCTTGGGCATGTCCGAACGAGAGATCTCTGCAGGCCTGTGTGGTCATGAGTACTTCTACAATCAGGAGCTACAGGAGTGCCAAGCATGTTCAGACTGCGATGGGGAGCCCATAGCCGTTCCGTGTAGCACCGTGAGTGATACAGTGTGTGGCGTGATCTCAGAAAACACATTCTCGCAGTCTTGGTCCGCCTCGGTCACTTTACCCCCAGCTCGAACAAAAAGCAGTGCCGTGTTCCCAGGTCTGCAGCTGAGCGTAATGGGAAAGGAGGGGAGTGACCTTCTGGTCAGCCGTGATGGTTCCATCAGCCTCAATCAGCACGGTCTGCTCTGGCTGGATCACAACTTTGCCTTGAAGCACAGTTGCCGCAACTTTCTGCAGGTTGGTGTGAGGCTTAGTGGTGGCAGTGAGGAGGAAGGTCGCGACCTCAGTGGTGTACGGGTGGAGCAGCCAGAGAGGAAGCACTTCCagggtgtgagtgtgagtgcagcagCTGAGGTGGAGCCCAACCAGACTCTGTGGCTGCTTCTCAAGAGCCCAAACCAGCACTGCAACCAGAGCAAAGAACTGCAGCTTTATGAGCTCGGATCTTCAGCGTTCAGCCTGCTGTGGCTGTCACATGACACCGGAGCCGTTTCAATGACTGCTCAGACATCTACGGCACCTCACTACCACGGTAACTATCGGCCATCCTTTCGTGTTGCTACTGTCTCTGACCCCTATGTAGTGGCACTGACTCATGATAACCGCGGAATTCGCTTCACTGAGCGAGGCGTTGTCAAGTTCGTCCTGCAGCAGGCACTTTATGCCATGGGCCACACGTGCGTCCGTGAAGGCTTCTCGCTAGTCGCCTACATTAATGGAAATGGGACCAACCAGGAAGTAATGCGCTCATTTAAATCCGGTGTCAACTATCGGGACACCTCCATCACCTTGTCTGCTACTACCATCGTAGACTCGGGTGACTGGCTAAACTTTGAGATTCTCACTCCGTCGCAGTGCAATGTCCGATACTTTGGAGACAGCTCTGGAATTAGCATGCTAAGTCTTCTCTGGATTCCAGGTGCCATTTCCTCATCGCTAATGGCCACCGTGTCCAGGACAGGCCTTCCATCGGGAGCTGTGAGGAACAAACCTTTGTTGTTTCAGCAGCTTGGTCCGGATGCCGAACACATCCGGCTTGCTGGCGCGGGACACCAACACCCACAGaggaattttgttttccaaGAAGCCGGGACAGCCAACGTGGCACTCACTGTAAAGCTGATCCACTCATGCAACGTGGTGAAGCTGGTGCTACATCAGCAGGGCCAGGACAGGACGACTTCGGGTCCTGTGGCGCAGCAGGTTGGGGGTCAGATGCCCGAGGGAAGCGAGTGGACCAGTGTTGGAGTCAGAGCGTCTTTCGAGGTCCAGAACGGCACAGCCATTTACATCACGCTGGACTGCATACGCGGACGCATCAATCAAATCACTCATGACGAAGGTGCCAACCTTTCCATCCTCTGGGTGGCTGCGTGA